The genome window GGTCTTTCTTTGGTGCAGTTGTATATGAATGAAGAGTTGGAAAAAGATGCGGCCGAGACGGAGCGTCTGCGCGACCTCTGCTCTACTGAAAAAATAACACTTCTCTGCCATTCTCCCTACGACCTTAACAAAGCAGTTTTATCGCACAGTAGGCATATTGCATCTCTTAACAGAATCTTTCCAAGAAATCAAAAAAAATACGTGGTATTTCATTTTGATGAGACAGCCTCGGTGGATGATGCTCTGTCAGTTATGGAGATTCTCAACAATAATGGGATAACGGTCTGTTTAGAAAATTACTTCCGGTTTCATGACAGAGATAGTCTAGTGAGTAATATTACTCTCTATACCCGGCTTATCCACCGTGCTGCGGAATTAAAACGGGATTTTGTTCCTCTAATAGATATCCCCCGTTTTTTCATAGCACCCTTTGCGGTGTTTGATCCGCTCTTTATTTGCGAACTTGTTTTAAATAATATTGCCTATGCACGAAAAGAGATTTTCCTCCATCTCATTGATGTAACAGATACTCGTCAACGCCGTGAAGATTGGTGTCCTGTAGGAGAAGGGATTCTTTCCTATGATACGATTTTTACCCTGTTACAGCGATATGCCATATCTGTTCCCTACACAATCCTCGAATATGAAGAGGTAGAGCCGGCCTTAGCAAGTTTGCCGGAGGTGTCTCGTTTGCTTAATATTCTTCATGTGGAATAAGAAGGAGGAGTTGTGATTTGGAGCTTGGGAATTGATACCTCATCTATTGCGTTGAGCGTAGGACTTTACAAAGATACCGCCCCCTTTTTAAGTAATACCCGGTATGAACAGCACGGCCACTCGCGACATATTGTTGCCATGGTGCGTTCTCTTTTTTCTGCAGGTGAGCTTTCAATGGCAGATATTTCCCGAGTGGGCATTACTACAGGGCCGGGGTCTTTCACAGGGCTTCGAGTGGGAATTGCCTTTGTGAAGGGACTCTGTATGGAGTCAAACACGCCCATTTATTCCTTCAATACCCTGGAGATAATAGCCAACTCCCTCGGGTGGTTTTCCGGTGTCCTTGGCATCGCCCTTGATGCGCGGCAAGATCATGTGTTTTTTGCTACCTACACACGGGAAGGAAGCACCATTGTTCCTGTGCAGGCACTAGAACGTATTCCCGCAGACAGCTTCTATACTGCCGCTAAAGCGTGTGATACCGTGGTCTACGATACCATGGGGTTTACCCGTAGCACTGTTTTTAGCCCGCTGCCGGATATCACCAATACTATCGATCTTGCCCAGTTGCATCTTTCACGTGGCCTTGGCGTGGCAAAATGTGCCGCTGGTACTCAGAGATCACCCCTGTCATCTCTTGAAGTATGCCCAGATTATATGCAGGAATCCTATGCAGAAAGGAACCGCCCTCGGTGATTTTTTCGTTGCTATTTTTCTTTTTTTGCTTGGGAATCTTTACGGTGGAGAGGAATCTGTTGAAACCACGGAGGTGGCGTATCACGGCTTTCACCTTGGTGCTGGCTGGCAGTTTGGTTCTTGCGACATAACCGCTTCTTGGGTGCGTGCATATACAGACGTGGGAGAGAAGCGTCTTGATTCATTGCGTGAAATGGAAGCCGGCAACTATCGATTACGTTCGTTACAGGATCCGGGGAGTCATGCCAATAGTTTTTCCATATCTCTGGGATATACCTTTCATATTGATTCACTACAGGCTATTTCCGTGAGCGGACTGTACGGTTTTAGCCGTAAAACCCTCTCTTATGAAATTCGCGATCTTCTTGATACCTCGTTTGCATTGCATGAGGAGTATCGTCTCTGGCATCATCGGGGCGGAGTACGAGTCCGTTTTTTTCACGGGTTTCTCCCGGAACTTTTCTCTATTTCAGGTTATGAGCAGGGTGGTATTTCTTTTTCAGCAGGACTCCGTACGGATCTGTTTTCTCACGGAAGTCGTTCTCTTGGGTGGGGGGGGCTTTGGGGCGCTTCTCTCTATGGGGTGCGTCAGAGCAATTTTGGATCTGCTCGAAGAATATCCCTCGGCTATGAAGGGGGACGAACGATCTCTCAAGGATCTCTGGAAAAGCTTATCCCGGGTAAGGATGAAGCTGGGGGACATTTTTTTCATACCATGATACTTCATGTGGAGGTCTTTTTAACGGATGAATAAGGAAGAACGACTTGCTCGTATTTATACCTATCTTGAAAGGCTGTTCTATTCCCATAAAATGCCTGTTATTGACCTTATGAAAGTGGGAGGTGAGTCTCCATTCCGCCTTCTCGTTGCAACGATTTTGAGCAGTAGAACAAAAGATGAGGTGACCTCTCAAGCAGCAGCGCGGCTCTTTGAGAAAGCTGATACCCTTGAAGCGTTGGCGCGTCTTTCTGAAAGCGAAATAGCTCAACGTATTTATCCCGTGGGGTTTTATAAAACAAAGGCACGACATCTTAGAAAATTGCCGGAGGTTGTGTTACATCAGTTTGGAGGAATCATTCCCCACACGATGGACGAACTTGTGTGTCTTCCTGGGGTTGGTAGAAAAACAGCTGCTCTTGTTGCGGCCACGGCTTTTGATCAAGATACAATTTGTGTTGATACCCATGTGCATCGTATTACAAATCGTCTTGGCTTTGTGAGCACGAAAACGCCGGCTGAAACAGAGCGTGCTCTCATGGAATATCTCCCTGTACAGTATTGGAAAAAGACGAACGCCTATTTTGTTTCTTTTGGACAGAATATCTGTCGGCCCGTGGGGCCACGGTGTACGGAGTGTTCCTTACAGGATTTATGCCCATATTATGCGGGCAAAGATCAGTCATAAGAGGCGACTTCGGGGGGGGAAGCCGTTTCTCTTCCGCCGCATACTCTTCTTCCTTGTTTTGCTTTTTTTATAATGTGTGTTTCCTCATGGGCCATCGTACGATGCGGGAGGAGGGTACTCCCTGGTTCATAAGATGCTTCTTTGTGGGATCGCCGTATACAAGGCAGGTGCAGTGAGAGGGTATTTCTGTGTAGATATCAAGAAAGGCATCCACGGTACTGGCGGAGGTAAAAAACAGTGCATCAAAGCGGGTCAGGGATATCTTTGGCTGGGTGCGAAAAAGAGTGTCATACACGG of Chitinivibrio alkaliphilus ACht1 contains these proteins:
- the tsaB gene encoding tRNA (adenosine(37)-N6)-threonylcarbamoyltransferase complex dimerization subunit type 1 TsaB, which codes for MIWSLGIDTSSIALSVGLYKDTAPFLSNTRYEQHGHSRHIVAMVRSLFSAGELSMADISRVGITTGPGSFTGLRVGIAFVKGLCMESNTPIYSFNTLEIIANSLGWFSGVLGIALDARQDHVFFATYTREGSTIVPVQALERIPADSFYTAAKACDTVVYDTMGFTRSTVFSPLPDITNTIDLAQLHLSRGLGVAKCAAGTQRSPLSSLEVCPDYMQESYAERNRPR
- a CDS encoding endonuclease III domain-containing protein; this encodes MNKEERLARIYTYLERLFYSHKMPVIDLMKVGGESPFRLLVATILSSRTKDEVTSQAAARLFEKADTLEALARLSESEIAQRIYPVGFYKTKARHLRKLPEVVLHQFGGIIPHTMDELVCLPGVGRKTAALVAATAFDQDTICVDTHVHRITNRLGFVSTKTPAETERALMEYLPVQYWKKTNAYFVSFGQNICRPVGPRCTECSLQDLCPYYAGKDQS